A stretch of DNA from Dasypus novemcinctus isolate mDasNov1 chromosome 28, mDasNov1.1.hap2, whole genome shotgun sequence:
GCAGCCACCATGTCACAGGTATcccagagggagaggagaagtgaaaaggaatatttaaagaaataatgctaGGAAAATTTcacaaccttattgaaggacacagatatctctgtccaagaagcataacatacttTCATCTGAAAATCTTAATAGACCACCTCTGAGACACATACCTTATGAGACATAAGGATTTAATTCTCTGTATTGtctataatgtaatattttacttTGGTTTTCATAGGAAATGGAACACCTAAACCTGGAGTTGTTGGCTCCTCTAGGCAGTGAGTGAGTGAGGTCTCTTTGACCTTTTTAGGCAGGACCATACTTCCCAAAGGCAGATGGAAACTCTTAGGCAGGAGAATAAGCACACCCAGGGATGTAGACACAGGTAAATCTATCGCTGTGTGCCCCTGTCATGCACCCATGCAGGAGAGGGATGAGGTCCAAGCACTTTTGAATCCTCTCTCTGTTTGCTGTAGGCCAAGGTCAGAGGGAGGCAGACCAGAGGGCATGAGCTGGTCAAATTTGCCTGCCATCACACAATGCCTCTTTCTTCAATGCACAGTACAATTTAACACTATGTTaacaaaaaggacaaagaaagcCCTGTTTTGGACAACCTTGCTGGCCCCCCCTCCCCCTGACCAACTGACGGTGGGTCCTGCTTGCcaggcatttgttttcttttgagacGGAACCCTCCACAGGATTCCGTATCATCAATTGTGGATAAAGGATGCTGGCACTCACAGGCAGAGCTGTAGTGGCCTCAGACCCATTGAGGGCCTGCTGATagccaccaaagtctgtttccaacTGGTGTTAGAGCAGACTTGTGGTGCTCCGCTGATGTCGAAAAGCCTGAGACAACTTCCAGTACTCCTTGGATTTCCTGGGGACTTCCTGGTATGTACAATCACCATTATTCTGATAGTGAAGTGACTTTATACTAAAAGGAGGCAAAATGAGCTAGCCAAATGTATTTTTGCTGCTGAAAAAATCATAAACTCTGTGAGAAAACCACCCTCACGACAACAGCCAATGGACCCGTGGAGTCTTCTGCAGTAGGGCTGAGTCTAAGACATTACTGACCCTGTGTTTGTCACCAGTCAATCAATACCTACACAACCCTTCACTTGAGAATAATATGGACGACCCattagaaaatgaacagcaaagtAGGAGGCCTCAACTTTTATCTCATGGAACGATGATGGCTCGCCTTCAAGAACAAACTCAGTCATGCCAAATGCCAGCACAATCCCTTCAATCCTTTATGATGGATGCGAAAAAGACCTTAGAAGCTTCTCAGGTGAATGGGgaacaatttcaaaagaaaaggagatatgGTGTGAAGGAAAACATTCACCTTCAAGAAAACCTACAAATCATGGCCCAGAATATGGTGGGATGGAAGTAAAGGGAGCAAGAAATGAAGGAACAGATACAAGTACTAGACGACTCCACTGCAAACACTAAAGAGGTAGTgcagtaaaaagacagacacatcaaatCTCTCTCTGAAACCTTGCTGAAGTTGACAATTTTCCCAGACCACTTAAGAGCAACTTATATGGGTGATGACAACATGGAATTCGAAAAAAGGAGAGAATCAGAAAATGCAGAACACCTAGCCTATTCATCAGCAATTGACTGAAACAAACTGATTCATATTGTGAACTTAAATGTTTCCTCTAAAAGGCTGGAAGGAGAAAAACtaaaagcattcaacaaagtaTGTGAAGAAACTCGAAGGACTGAAGACATTACCAGGAACATAAAAAGTCTACAGAATGAGCAAGCATCTCTGCAGTCAAAAAATTCACATATGGAAAAGATTGAGAAGCTTCAGATGAAATTTCAAATACTTTCAGAGGTTCATCAAAAACATGTACTGCAACTTGAGAGACATGCAAAGGAGGAGGGATCTTACtgcatagacacagagaacaaattttgtgacatacatagaaaaatgaacTTCCTGTATCAGAAGCAAAATATGTATATGAAGATGGCTGAAGACATGGATGCAGAATTGGACTGTGCCAATTCCTTCTTTCACAACCAGATTATGTTCTACAAGAAGCTAGCTCAGGAAAGGGGACTGAAAGCTCTGTCCACTGAGAGAAAGCTCAAGGAGCTAAGGATGGAAAATGATTCCACCAGGGAAATACTGGCAAGAATACATTTGATGCCCCAGGTTTTCCCAAGTAGCCCTCTTGCACCTGAAGTTCAAACTGCAACCTTCAGTCAGCCTCTAGGTTTGAATCCGTTTTCATATCTGCTGATTCTGCCTATCCTCAACTACAGGAAAGTTTCTTCCTGggtttttacacttttaaagtAGTTTTCATGGATCTCCTTTGAGATTAACTACTGCCATTTAACTGATGTATTTATTGAACTTTGATATTACTATGATTTCTAGTATTTACAAACATATATCTCTTTTCTATAGGTGTTTGAATAATTCCATTTCCTTGGATGCTgtaaaataagattaaataccGTGTTTGAATTCAAAAATGTCAAACACTTGGTTTCTTtatgataaatataaatgaactTCGCAGAAATTCTTAGAAAACGAAAAAACAATAGAGCACAAAAATAAAGGAGTGAATATATCTAACAGGTCAGCCTCAAATACATTACACTTTATAAATGATctttcattttcatataaattttatttttaaagaaattttaggtcacagaaatGTGCAATGAATGGAGAGGGCATTCACATATACCCAATACTCTCTCACTCTTATATTTCCCCTTATCAATAACATCCTAAATTAGTGTTGGAGATTTGATTCAATGGATGTACAAATcatgaagctttgctactaaggCCCATAATCTATTTAgtcttgcattttaaaatttataggcCTTGACAAAATAGAAAAcggcctctatctgtcattgcccAGAAGCGGGAAAGCAGTTCACCAGTGCAAGAAACAGTAGAGCGTGGGGAAGAGTAACTGAGGTTGTAACTGGAGACTAGGGGCTGAGGCAGATCACATGGGGCCTTGGTGGAGCTGACTGTGTAGATTTTATCCCAAAAACTCTACCGGTAAAGTGGGCTGGGAGATAAGAATATTACAGGGTGGGAGAAGGGCAGAAGCAACAGGCAGAGCCTGGTGAAATTGTCCTTGTGTTGGAATGAGCAGGAATCTGGGTCAGATGGAGATTCAGACTACATTCTGAAGAACATTATTATGTTCCACTTTTATGATCTGTAAACAATACAGCATTCCTAATTATAAAACTCAGGAATAATAGAGCAAAATAAGTAATTGGAGGAACACCTATGTGTGTCTAGTGGACTGTGCTAAGGAGTACACAAACAGATAAGAAGCCAGCTCTAGGCAATTTATTAAGTCTGTCCTAAATACTGAATATTAGGGAAATGTACCAAAAGGTGGACAACAGACTAGAGTAAAAAGTATAGGGAGGTGAATTTGGCTGAACTGAGTGTCTgtcttccacataggaggtccaggtttcaaacccagggcctcctgacccatgtggtgagctagcccatgcgcagtgctgacgggTGCAAGGAacgccatgccaggcaggggggcctgccgcgtagggaagccccacacacaaggagtgtgtcctgcatgaaaaaagcacagcctgcccaagtgTGGCACCatacacgtggagagctgatgcagcaatatgatgcaacaaagagagacacacattcccggtgccgctgacaagaatgcgagcggacacagaacacacagcaaacggacacaaagagcagacaatggtggggaaagggagagaaacaaacaaaaaaaaaaacctttttaaaaaaaccactggGCCTAATGCATTGGATGTTGGCAATGTCACCTCTGCTGCAGCCGCAATAAACTTGTCAGTCCCTTTGGCAGCCAACCTCCCCTCTCTAGCTTCCCCTTGGCACATAAGCTCCTCTCTCTTTAATCCTCACCCAACAGTGAGACAAGAGCTTCCCGAAGATCCCTACCACTCTAAGTACTGCCCTCCTCTTGCTCTCCTTCCAGGACTCAGCATCTTAGAAACAATCCCATGCAGGCCCACTGCCCAGGTATTCATCTCTACTGCATCCTCTGTGTTTTTCAACTTACTGAAATCCTTGTGAACCACCCCACTCAAACCACTCTCCAAAGGGTATTCCCAATTATCTCCACAATCTCATATCAAAAGGTCCCTTTCCTTCCTGATTCTTGATCTTTCCTTCTAGATAATGCAGTACTGTTTATAGATTGGATTCTATTCTTCTCcttccaccatcttgctttgcccATATTCTCCTAGAGATCTTACCCCTAATTCTCATTCTTACATTTCAGGGTTCTCCTATTCTGTTGACCCCTTAAATGCTGATGGTCCTCACATTTCCGTCTTCTTCCCACTTTCCTTTTCATTCAACATATTCTATTTCAGTGACCACATCCAAATCTATGGTTTCAAATAAATCAATATGCCAGGGACTCTCAACTGTTCACATATAGCCCACATCTCTCCTGAGTATTATATTTGAATTTCTCTCTGGACACTTATAGGTACCTGAAATTAAAGCTGTTGTCCCACagtttggctctttttttttttttttcaagaaaaatgtCACCACCAGCTGCCCAAAATTGTATAAACCAGAAATTGGAAGGTTTCCTTGAACTTCgatcacatgaccagttacaaaaACAAGGAATATGGTAGTCCTCAAACTTTCTGTCTTATTTTGTCATAAAGATGATTGTATATGGGCATATATGATGAGCAGTCTGCTGTGCTTGAGTTGTCACTCTCATGCACAGCCTATGTGCCACCCTGATGGACAGATTGAGTCCATTGTTAGCATTCACATGCCTGTACTGTGTGAGTCCTCATGATTTGGCACATTCTTGTATCTCAATTGGTCTACTGTGTCCTGTTTTGTATTGAACATAACAGACAATTCTGGCAACTTCTGGGGTCATGGTTGGTCAGTATCAAAACTCCACTCATGTTCTGCTTCAAATGGTCTTTGCTTtctgttccagagggagaagtATCCTGAGctctttattttagtatttattcaagcaaatcaattttatttatatgttagTAAACCatattccatccaaagtgtactatcactggtatttggtattatcacattgttatgcattcatcagttcaatcattattaaaccATTTTTGTTATTCtaatagtaattataaaaaataaagaatagaccCATAAAAACTCATCACCACTCAATCATTTTATGCTTCCACTGCCATAATTAGCTCCTATTTTGTTGCTCTCTCATCAGTTTATCTGAAATGATGGAGCAATGCTTACTCACATAGAAAGGAGACAAACCTAGATCAGCATCACTAGCAGGCATCAGTCCCCCATGCCCAGCATGCCCCTACAGACATAGGGAGATAGTCTATATGCATACCTCTCTTCTACATTCTGGGCAGCAATGCTTTAATTCAACACAAAAACCGAAATGACTGGCACTTACTTTCCACATTCTTGTTCTGAATTTCTGCCTCGTTTGCTCAAGAAGGGGCTAGGAAATCTTTGGGATAAAGCACCTGCTGAGTTAGCCTGCCATATGCACTATGCTAAAGACATCACCCATTACCAGCCTTCACAGCCAGACACTGGTATGGGATTGCACATGAATGGATAGCAGCTCTTGGAAAAGGCAGcctgtttttggttttggttttccctctttttaaaaaaaatgttacattaaaaatatgtgaggtcccatataccccctaccgcCTTcaccccacatctcccacatcagcaaactctttcatcattgtgggacattcgttgcacttgatgaatacactttggagcactgctgcaccatatggatagtggtttacattgtagtttacaccctccccagtccacccagtcggccatggcaggatatacaatgtccagcatctgtccctgcagtaacccccaagacaactccaattcATGAAGATGCTCCAcataatatctcttcttccctctccccaaacccagcagctacctggccacttactccacatcaatgctacaatttcttccagtacTAATCACAGTTATTCCACAGttgactatcagtaagtccactctaatctatacctTATTCATCCATCCAGTGCACCCTGGGATGgttttgtccactccacctctatatcaagaggggcttagattccacatggatgatggatgcaattctcctgcttgcacttgtaggcactcttgactccctgatatggtggttaaccttcttcactttcctgttagctggcccaggtaagtccaataaaccagaaggtaggcattgcaagtctgctgaggctcagagcctggctgtcacatggacagtacagagattaAGGTCTCTTAAGTATACACCAaacctagtgccaaccacaggtccggtaaaagtaacagaagaggcaggtgtagaaaggtcatatcaaagtccaacttcatcacattcaggaaccaaaactccaaagtagggccaactgacatggccccgaactccagagccatctgtcatgaccatagaacctgtgggtctctgtagtcctcaggggAACCAGTGCGTGGCCTTTTATCGAGTTTGGCAGTCTCtggaccctgctgagacatgcgtaaatGTTACCCCTTCcatgacttcccaactcttttttggagactcatagccatataaactcatttgtcctttctatttcccccttttatccaaagtcagaaggcagtttttaacacctgatattacatgtaggctgagatattctgctggtcttagttgacctttttattaaaGGACtgtttctagttacatcatcagctggtgcttggtagtaattcctcggtgccaggaaggctcatccctgggagtcatgtcccacactggtggggaggtaatgcattttcatgttgagtttggctcagtggccacatttgacaaCAGGGAGgcgctcaggaggtaactcttaggcaccatgcagctctaggcctagtttatatttcaggggcacaggttcataagcatagtcatcagtatcaaaggctcattgttggaccatccatccttgttggtctttgccattgcactgggggattgttgttcttccataggaaatgtgatagagctcccctggctaggaacgcaacactccctcagttgtcatttttctgtaagccttatgaaaatatccaaacatttttatacaccctgtatacatgtcctggaaaactccctcttaaccatgtgccccctatcaataacaccccacaccagtgttcctcccctgccatagttgaacctctctgtggtccaaaatttcttcaaaactgaagcctaatatattgccaggttccattaatagtaaaatggaacatagtgatgggtttaaaggttagatatagaatacatactaagttagaaaaattaaataaagttaaaataaattggggtatcaataAATGAAACAATGAGAAAGCTCtgctttttgacattttgcctttcatcactgctatagttgttgccctgtttgtacagtgccaaggcaatttcttccatttcttccccagggtctacatcctttctctctctcttttttttctaattattaagtttgtcttcacaaaagttttagatcacagtaattcacatatacaatatatggtaattccacatattcaacatcaaacactttgtcccttccccaccaatgatcttttaatatgttcatattatatttgctgtagtGATGGACAGATatcaaaacaatagctttcaaacatggttccacttGGGTTTACacaatggtttatattttagactgtacaaatttcaaaatttttggttatcttatgttttacattatggtttacattttagccgaaaggcttttatacatttttggtgtaatttaacatgtcctatatccatcattgcatgatcttctgGAACAATTCGATTGCCCCACATTTACACTGaatccatctattcaacacctctctccccctccccccagggaaCACAgcgacaatcaatcttcattacttgaaggaccatattcagagatatttgcaacaatgttaAAGgtttgacatactcaactgccctaactcactgggagccaccaattctcttgagaggtacaattccctctgagaagatcagtcctccccaggatgtgggtatatattcactctcattgtatgggtctccacccaaagaTATAGCCCACTATGatgaaatgagcactcacacactccctcgaagcctgccctgtgtcagatgcacccccttaagcatcttaaacaggtaaccttccttattatattttctaaacagttttctcaacagtatagttttgACCTCATACATGACCATcgcctatgttcaaatgttccgtCCAAACTCACACCCATTTGCCACATACTAGCAGTATACCTTGGGAATGTCACATCACCTCCCTGAGACTCAGCTCGTTACTCTGACAAGTAGGGGAGACAAGACAAATTTCATAGGGTTAGTACTAGGATTAACAGGGATTGGCCATGGAAAGCATTCAATCAGCATCTGTCTCTGGAATAATGGGCTTCTGGGGTGCTGGGGTTGTTCATAATTActgttttcttcttcctatgaAGAAGAGCTCTGACTCGTCCCTCTCCGGCTCTGTGGCCATGgtcaaatatattttcccatttctaaagAAGATCTGAGGgtggcaagatggtgtctgagtaagtacaccgtcatcatttctcttacaaaagaccggcTGTGTGATAATGGAGCAGGGTGTTTCGGGAACctgcagggcaagaggtgtctgaACAGCGATCTGGAAAGACTGAAGCACAATTGGTCTTTCCTCAAGCCAACAACagggaaaaagaataagaagaaaaaagtgacaaagagaacacttaacatgcacaccaaaaaacaactaattaaaccccaaggctagaataagaagagaatcaacagaataaacccaagaagataaaatgacgatcagacagcaacaaaaaacgacagaccataccaataatcaggaaaacatggcccaatacaatgaacaaactaaaaaccaggaagagaagtggaacactgaacaaataattaaagctctcaaaacatgtatcatggaccaattcaatgaagtaaaggaagagattaagcatattaagaaaagatTTGGGAgtacatacagaagaaattgtgatcatacacaaaaagatgacagagatgatggtgatgaatagcacaattcaagaaatcaaaaaaacactctcagtgaataacagcagattggaagaggcagaggaaagaattagtgatatgaaagacagtatatctgcagtcaaacagatagcagaattaatcaataaaaagatagaaaaaaatccaccagggacttagggacctgaacgaCAATGCAAACTCACAAATGTGTATTATCCgcatcccacaaggagaagagaagggaaaggggacagaaagggtgttggaggaaataatgcctgaaaacttcccaaacctactgcgGGAGATGgacgtacatgtccaggaagcaaaacacaccCCGAACACCATAAATaccaacagacctaccccaacacatgtacttgtcaaattatccaatgcacaagataaagagaaaatactaaagcaaaaagagaaaggagaagcatcacatacaaaggaggctccataagattaagtgttgctctctcatctgaaaccatggagccaagaaggcagtggtatgacacaattaaggtactaaaagaaaagaatttccaaccaagaatactctatgcagcaaagctggtattcaaaaatgattgagagttcaaaatattcacagaaaaacagaaactaagagagtatgccaataagaaacctacccttaaagaaatactaaagggagttatgcaggaagaaagaaaaaagagaagagacagagttggCGGAGAGTGTCAGAACcactaaaactataaaaagagGTGAAAAAATCTAACAAcagaagacaaacacaaatccaaacaaaatatgggtaatacaagtaattccttgaaagtaataacacagaatatcaatggattaaactcacctgtaaaGATACGTAgcctggaagactggataaggaaatatgacccatctatgttgtctacaaaaaCTCATCTTACaaccagggattcaaggatgttgaaagtgaatggctgagaaacaatcttacaagcaaacaataaccaaaaaagggcaggagtagctacaataatatcagacaaaatagacttgaaatgcaaaacaattatgagagacaaatatggacactacatattaatgaaaaggataatctttcaagaagaacgaataatcagaaacatttatgctcctaacaagggcgcctccaaatatgggaggcaaacactggaaaaactaactgaaagaagagatgcctctacaattatactgggggactttaatacaccactatcaactttggatagaacatcataaaagaaattcaataaagaaacaaaaactttgaacagtacattagaggagctggacctaatagacatatacagaacattacacacaaatatatcaggatatatatttttctcaagtgcacatggatcattctccaagatagaccatgtgctaggccacaaaaaaagtctcaatgaatgcagaaagatcaaaatgatacaaaatactttctctgaccacactggagtgaaagtggaaatctgcaagggccagagacacagATATTGcaacaaaatatggaaattaaacagcacactattagaaaaacagtgggtcaaagaggaaatctcaaaagaaattaataactaccttgaaactaatgaaaatgataacacaacatgccaaaacttctgggatgcagcaaaagcagtactgagagggaaatttatagccaaaaattcatacatcaaaaaagaagagcgcCTTTCGGCCGGAACCGCCATCTTGCAGTAATTCgccaaaatgacaaacacaaagggaaagaggagagggacCCGCTATATGTTTTCTAGGCCTTTTAGAAAACATGGAGTTGTTCCTTTGGCCACATATATGCGAATCTACAAGAAAGGTGATATCGTAGACATAAAGGGAATGGGCACTGTTCAAAAAGGAATGCCCCACAAATGTTACCATGGCAAAACGGGAAGAGTCTACAATGTTACCCAGCATGCTGTTGGTATAGTGGTAAACAAACAGGTTAAGGGCAAGATTCTTGCCAAGAGAATTAATGTACGCATTGAGCATATTAAGCACTCTAAGAGCCGAGATAGCTTCCTAAAACGTGTGAAGGAAAATgatcaaaaaaagaaggaagctaaAGAGAAAGGTACCTGGGTCCAACTGAAACGCCAGCCTGCTCCACCCAGGGAAGCACACTTTGTGAGAACTAATGGAAAAGAGCCTGAGCTACTGGAACCTATTCCCTATGAATTCATGGCATAAgtgatgttaaaaaaataaataataaaagatttgtggattgtaaaaaaaaaaaaaaaaaaaaaaaaaagaagagctaaagttgaagaactaactgcacacttggaggaattagtagaaaaataagaaagtaacccaaaggaagaaagagaaagagaacaaagataagagcagaactaaatgaaatagaaaataagaaagcacttgaaaagacatAAAACAAAGAACctattctttgagaagatccacaaaattgacaaactcttagctagactactaaagaaaaagagagaagattcaaatacacaaaataagaaatgagaaaggagatatgaccactaaccccacagaaataaagactatcataagaggatactttgaaaaactatattccaacaagaaggacaatttacagaaaatggacaaattccgaGAAACATATAAGCTGCCtctattgacgaaagaagaaattgattttcTCAGCCAactaattacaagtaaagagataaaatcagtcatcaaaaacctccaaactaagaagatcccagggccagagggcttcaccagtgaattctacaaaatattctggaaagaactaatgccaatcttgctgaaactcttccaaaaaatcaaaacattacctaactcattctatgatgacaacattacaaagacaaacaaagacaccacaagaaaggaaaattacagaccaattcctctaatgaacgtacatgcaaaaatcctcaagaaaatacttgctaatcgtattcaacaacacattaaacaaaatgACAACATGACTAAGTGGGATTAGTGCCAGGTATGAaaggattgttcaacataagaaaaccaatcaatgtaatacaccatgtaaaaagattgaaaggaaaaaatcacat
This window harbors:
- the LOC101432668 gene encoding large ribosomal subunit protein eL21, with the protein product MTNTKGKRRGTRYMFSRPFRKHGVVPLATYMRIYKKGDIVDIKGMGTVQKGMPHKCYHGKTGRVYNVTQHAVGIVVNKQVKGKILAKRINVRIEHIKHSKSRDSFLKRVKENDQKKKEAKEKGTWVQLKRQPAPPREAHFVRTNGKEPELLEPIPYEFMA